A single window of Nocardioides baekrokdamisoli DNA harbors:
- a CDS encoding protein meaA, producing the protein MSQHKDQPWVMRTYAGHSTAEASNALYRTNLAKGQTGLSVAFDLPTQTGYDPDSPLAKGEVGKVGVPVQHLGEMRKLFNEIPLTTMNTSMTINATAMWLLAMYQVAAEEQNPGIEPAEVAKQLAGTTQNDIIKEYLSRGTYVFPPEQSLRLISDMISYTVNYIPKWNPINICSYHLQEAGATPVQEIAYAMCTAIAVLDAVKAAGQVSDEDFEKTVGRISFFVNAGVRFVEEMCKMRAFVELWDEITRERYGVQDPKMRRFRYGVQVNSLGLTEAQPENNVQRIVLEMLAVTLSKNARARAVQLPAWNEALGLPRPWDQQWSLRLQQVLAFESDLLEYGDIFDGSPVIEAKVQELIDGAKAEIDRVQAMGGAIAAVDSGYMKSELVASHARRRASIEAGNEIIVGVNKFDTTEPSPLTANLDDAIMTADPKAEQAALDSLNAWKAGRDQAAVDKALADLAAAAKTDENLMSYTLAAARAGATTGEWAGTLRQVFGEFRAPTGVSGAVGVAEAGAGLAAVRERVKATGEELGGRLRVLIGKPGLDGHSNGAEQIAVRARDAGFEVIYQGIRLTPEQIVSAAVAEDVHMLGLSILSGSHMELVPDVLDLLKKEGLEDLPVIVGGIIPESDGIKLKEMGVAAVFTPKDFGLNDIMDGFVDVIRKANGLA; encoded by the coding sequence GTGAGTCAACACAAGGACCAGCCCTGGGTCATGCGCACGTACGCGGGCCACTCGACGGCTGAAGCGTCGAACGCGCTGTACCGCACGAACCTCGCGAAGGGCCAGACCGGCTTGTCGGTCGCCTTCGATCTGCCCACGCAGACCGGGTACGACCCGGACAGCCCGCTCGCCAAGGGTGAGGTCGGCAAGGTCGGTGTCCCGGTGCAGCACCTGGGCGAGATGCGGAAGCTCTTCAACGAGATCCCGCTGACCACCATGAACACCTCGATGACCATCAACGCGACCGCCATGTGGTTGCTCGCGATGTATCAGGTCGCTGCCGAGGAGCAGAACCCCGGGATCGAGCCGGCCGAGGTTGCCAAGCAGCTCGCCGGCACCACCCAGAACGACATCATCAAGGAATACCTCTCGCGCGGGACGTACGTCTTCCCGCCGGAGCAGTCGCTGCGTCTGATCAGCGACATGATCAGCTACACCGTCAACTACATCCCGAAGTGGAACCCGATCAACATCTGCAGCTACCACCTGCAGGAAGCGGGCGCGACGCCGGTGCAGGAGATCGCGTACGCGATGTGCACCGCGATCGCGGTTCTGGATGCGGTCAAGGCCGCGGGGCAGGTCTCCGACGAGGACTTCGAGAAGACCGTCGGTCGGATCTCCTTCTTCGTGAACGCGGGCGTCCGCTTCGTCGAGGAGATGTGCAAGATGCGCGCCTTCGTCGAGCTGTGGGACGAGATCACGCGTGAGCGGTACGGCGTGCAGGACCCGAAGATGCGTCGCTTCCGGTACGGCGTCCAGGTCAACAGCCTCGGTCTGACCGAGGCACAGCCGGAGAACAACGTCCAACGCATCGTGCTGGAGATGCTGGCCGTCACGTTGTCGAAGAACGCTCGCGCTCGCGCGGTGCAACTCCCGGCGTGGAACGAGGCCCTCGGGCTGCCGCGTCCGTGGGACCAGCAGTGGTCGCTGCGCCTGCAGCAAGTGCTGGCGTTCGAGTCCGATCTGCTCGAGTACGGCGACATCTTCGACGGTTCGCCGGTCATCGAGGCGAAGGTCCAGGAGCTCATCGACGGCGCCAAGGCCGAGATCGACCGTGTCCAGGCGATGGGCGGCGCCATCGCCGCTGTCGACTCGGGCTACATGAAGTCCGAGCTCGTCGCCTCGCACGCTCGCCGTCGCGCCTCGATCGAGGCCGGCAACGAGATCATCGTCGGCGTCAACAAGTTCGACACCACCGAGCCGTCGCCGCTGACCGCAAACCTCGACGACGCGATCATGACCGCGGACCCGAAGGCCGAGCAGGCAGCGCTGGACTCGCTCAACGCCTGGAAGGCCGGTCGCGACCAGGCCGCCGTCGACAAGGCGCTGGCCGACCTGGCCGCCGCTGCCAAGACCGACGAGAACCTGATGTCGTACACGCTCGCCGCTGCGCGCGCCGGTGCGACGACGGGCGAGTGGGCAGGCACGCTGCGCCAGGTGTTCGGCGAGTTCCGGGCGCCGACGGGTGTCTCCGGCGCAGTCGGTGTCGCCGAGGCGGGCGCCGGTCTGGCGGCCGTACGCGAGCGGGTCAAGGCCACGGGCGAGGAACTCGGCGGTCGCCTGCGCGTACTCATCGGCAAGCCTGGCCTGGACGGTCACTCCAACGGTGCGGAGCAGATCGCGGTACGCGCACGCGACGCCGGCTTCGAGGTCATCTATCAGGGCATCCGGCTGACGCCCGAGCAGATCGTGTCGGCGGCTGTCGCCGAGGACGTACACATGCTCGGTCTGTCGATCCTGTCGGGTTCGCACATGGAGCTGGTCCCGGACGTGCTCGACCTCCTCAAGAAGGAGGGGCTGGAGGACCTGCCGGTGATCGTCGGCGGCATCATCCCGGAGTCGGACGGCATCAAGCTCAAGGAGATGGGTGTCGCGGCGGTCTTCACGCCGAAGGACTTCGGTCTCAACGACATCATGGATGGCTTCGTGGACGTGATCCGGAAGGCCAACGGTCTCGCCTGA